One part of the Pannonibacter sp. XCT-53 genome encodes these proteins:
- a CDS encoding DEAD/DEAH box helicase, translated as MSDARPLCSVSADAIEIRFPPEKTTLFSRLMPKRSSRSFTDLAPDDRDLLFALGDLRAWEDRHPGDVTIAADHIRLSHDAAASLSSASAEAIGLPRTVDLLLKTDVTGVLGRPDFKLSYEWSRQGRREVPIRIGAILKTGAGERRLPLWMKRALDLADSFDASQPVEQHWRALSEFRRAIEPDGFATGDMPENRERAGLAMTAFLRGLEVRIADRFSISPDKSLGQFEIVPYSADRLKRAGTDADVSEEDAELTGEDLAVFQDRLHALGERPAYHLGKNAYLVIDPGAAPVLAELTRVQRAPREERHAFIRNPRAFITDAVNRHLQDSGALDGLDDAQQAELVEAVAGPALIETREYSDRVTGVVRYERPDAAFESSGTTWLPEAFAQHLVEALRQMPEARLGELRVSMSRALETGVEAQVDIAGESVPVTPARLAAIESEISRRAQITARPEDDQTPQDPTSDALILGTRDNYDELRFIAPVRPRRATIPVRLPSAVKTPLQPHQLESFDWATRAWSTGLPGILNADEQGLGKTLQTIAFLAWVKEHMKDPGAETRGPVLVVAPTSLLRNWEQEVAKHVEGRGFGRLIPLYGSALGSQKRRDTRGTETRSGLPHLDLDWLKEAFEDGRAHTYWILTTYTTLANYQHSLGKVRFSVLVMDEIQNIKNRATLASRAVEAMNADFRIGLTGTPIENSALDLWTIMDRIAPGCLGSGAAFKDRYGVADAGTMAELHARIFRPRDALPPLGLRRLKDEVARDLPRKRRFLHPRLMPKIQADAYDLAQVKLANGGPGAALRMLHHIRSVSVHPGDTGAAGPDEFIARSARLDAVMDILHRIQAAGERVLVFIEHRDMQFRFAEIVRHVFGLARIDVINGDTPIPRRQEIVNRFQRHLEADGGFDMLILGPKAAGTGLTLTAATHVIHLSRWWNPAVEEQCNDRVHRIGQTRPVAVHVPMAMHPELGAQSFDFLLQSLMQRKRRLAEQALWPMGDSAADVASLSEAVVAPARGSRITLADCMAEQFHRDGLSPAAPDADGAWELP; from the coding sequence ATGTCTGACGCCAGGCCCCTTTGCTCGGTCTCCGCGGATGCAATCGAGATCCGCTTTCCGCCGGAGAAGACGACCCTCTTCTCCCGCCTGATGCCGAAGCGCAGCAGCCGCAGCTTCACCGACCTCGCACCGGACGACCGTGACCTGCTCTTCGCCCTCGGGGACCTGCGGGCCTGGGAGGACAGGCACCCGGGCGATGTGACCATTGCAGCCGACCACATCCGGTTGTCCCATGACGCGGCGGCGAGCCTCTCGTCGGCCTCTGCCGAGGCAATCGGATTGCCACGAACGGTCGACCTGTTGCTCAAGACCGACGTGACCGGCGTCCTCGGCCGCCCGGATTTCAAACTCTCTTATGAATGGTCCCGCCAGGGCCGCCGCGAGGTGCCCATCCGCATCGGTGCCATCCTGAAGACGGGCGCAGGCGAACGCCGGCTGCCACTCTGGATGAAGCGTGCGCTGGATCTGGCTGATTCCTTTGACGCGTCACAGCCCGTCGAGCAGCACTGGCGCGCCCTCAGCGAGTTCCGCCGCGCCATCGAGCCGGACGGGTTCGCCACGGGCGACATGCCGGAGAACCGCGAGAGGGCCGGATTGGCGATGACGGCCTTCCTGCGCGGGCTCGAGGTGCGGATCGCGGACCGGTTTTCGATATCGCCCGACAAATCGCTGGGGCAGTTTGAGATCGTGCCGTATTCGGCGGACCGGCTCAAGCGCGCAGGCACCGACGCGGATGTCTCGGAGGAGGATGCCGAACTGACCGGCGAGGACCTTGCCGTGTTTCAGGATCGCCTGCATGCGCTGGGTGAAAGGCCCGCCTATCACCTTGGCAAGAATGCCTATCTGGTCATTGACCCGGGTGCGGCGCCCGTCCTTGCGGAATTGACCCGCGTGCAACGGGCGCCCCGTGAGGAACGGCATGCCTTCATCCGCAACCCGCGGGCGTTCATCACGGATGCCGTCAACCGCCACCTGCAGGACAGCGGGGCACTTGACGGGCTGGATGACGCACAGCAGGCCGAACTGGTGGAAGCCGTCGCGGGTCCGGCCCTGATCGAGACCCGCGAATACTCGGACCGCGTCACCGGCGTCGTCCGCTACGAGCGCCCGGATGCCGCCTTCGAAAGCAGCGGCACGACCTGGTTGCCGGAAGCCTTTGCCCAGCATCTGGTCGAGGCGCTCCGGCAGATGCCGGAAGCCCGGCTCGGCGAACTGCGCGTGAGCATGTCCCGCGCGCTCGAGACCGGTGTAGAGGCACAGGTGGACATCGCAGGCGAAAGCGTTCCCGTGACGCCCGCCCGCCTTGCCGCCATCGAGAGCGAGATCAGCCGACGGGCACAGATCACCGCCCGGCCGGAGGATGACCAGACCCCGCAGGACCCGACGTCCGATGCCCTCATCCTCGGGACAAGGGACAATTATGACGAGCTCAGGTTCATCGCCCCCGTCCGGCCGCGGCGTGCCACGATCCCGGTGCGCCTGCCGTCAGCCGTCAAGACCCCGCTGCAGCCGCATCAGCTGGAGAGTTTCGACTGGGCGACGCGCGCATGGAGCACGGGCCTGCCCGGCATTCTGAACGCTGACGAACAGGGGCTCGGCAAGACACTGCAGACCATCGCCTTTCTCGCCTGGGTCAAGGAGCACATGAAGGATCCGGGCGCCGAGACCCGCGGTCCGGTGCTTGTCGTTGCCCCCACCTCGCTCTTGCGGAACTGGGAGCAGGAGGTCGCCAAGCACGTCGAGGGACGGGGGTTTGGCCGGCTCATTCCCCTTTATGGCTCAGCGCTCGGGTCGCAGAAGCGGCGCGACACGCGCGGCACCGAGACACGCTCGGGCTTGCCTCACCTGGATCTGGACTGGCTGAAAGAGGCCTTCGAGGATGGCCGGGCGCACACCTACTGGATCCTGACCACCTACACGACCCTTGCCAACTACCAGCATTCGCTCGGCAAGGTCCGCTTCTCCGTGCTCGTCATGGATGAGATCCAGAACATCAAGAACCGGGCGACGCTGGCCTCCCGGGCCGTCGAGGCGATGAACGCGGATTTCCGCATCGGCCTGACCGGAACCCCGATCGAGAACTCGGCCCTTGATCTGTGGACGATCATGGACCGGATCGCACCGGGATGCCTGGGCTCGGGCGCCGCGTTCAAGGACCGCTACGGGGTTGCCGACGCCGGGACCATGGCGGAGCTGCATGCGCGCATCTTCAGGCCGCGCGACGCGCTGCCGCCCCTGGGCCTGCGCCGCCTGAAGGACGAGGTGGCCCGTGATCTGCCGCGGAAGCGGCGCTTCCTGCATCCGCGCCTGATGCCGAAGATCCAGGCCGATGCCTATGACCTTGCACAGGTCAAGCTGGCAAACGGCGGGCCCGGCGCGGCCCTCAGGATGCTGCATCACATTCGCTCCGTCTCCGTTCATCCCGGCGACACCGGCGCTGCGGGCCCGGACGAGTTCATCGCCAGGAGCGCGCGGCTGGATGCGGTCATGGACATCCTGCACCGCATCCAGGCGGCCGGCGAACGGGTCCTTGTCTTCATCGAACATCGTGACATGCAGTTCCGCTTCGCCGAGATCGTGCGCCATGTCTTCGGCCTCGCGCGCATCGACGTCATCAACGGCGACACGCCGATCCCGCGCCGCCAGGAGATCGTGAACCGCTTCCAGAGGCACCTTGAGGCCGACGGCGGCTTTGACATGCTGATCCTCGGGCCGAAGGCGGCGGGCACGGGCCTGACCCTGACGGCGGCCACCCATGTCATCCACCTGTCCCGCTGGTGGAACCCGGCCGTGGAGGAACAGTGCAACGACCGTGTCCACCGGATCGGCCAGACACGCCCCGTCGCGGTTCATGTTCCCATGGCCATGCATCCGGAGCTTGGCGCGCAGAGCTTCGATTTCCTCCTGCAAAGCCTGATGCAGCGCAAGCGCAGGCTGGCGGAGCAGGCGCTCTGGCCGATGGGCGACAGCGCCGCCGATGTCGCCAGCCTGTCCGAGGCTGTCGTGGCGCCGGCCCGCGGCAGCCGCATCACCCTTGCGGACTGCATGGCCGAACAGTTTCACCGCGATGGCCTGTCCCCCGCGGCCCCGGACGCGGACGGCGCCTGGGAACTGCCCTGA
- a CDS encoding OmpA family protein, which translates to MRAHARRARHEEDEESAFVSMTDMTVGFLFIMMILLAFFASQARETSTVPTSLYDDMVKQRDEQKARAESQAEKIRVLEEEIAALKSEIEEKDEEIADLREKLDRLKIADPLEEYLSQVAVARREVLERLRDAILVDFPDLKVELSEESDALRFQGEGLFASNSPKLTPEKSAIVSKLAERLDEILPCFTIGAASRFDVKCNPSFAMVEAVQIEGHTDTMGSDRRNRNLSAARANNTFFAMTKAADRVMQHQNLKGQPVLSVAAYGPDRPVTTNDTPEGRSTNRRIDLRFIMVTPPDTDAISGIRSALKAGGGQP; encoded by the coding sequence ATGAGAGCCCACGCAAGACGAGCGCGGCACGAGGAAGACGAGGAAAGCGCCTTTGTCTCGATGACCGACATGACGGTCGGGTTCCTGTTCATCATGATGATCCTGCTGGCGTTCTTCGCCAGCCAGGCGCGCGAGACATCGACCGTGCCCACGAGCCTTTACGACGACATGGTCAAACAGCGCGACGAGCAGAAGGCACGTGCCGAGAGCCAGGCTGAGAAGATCCGGGTCCTTGAGGAGGAGATTGCCGCGCTCAAGTCCGAGATCGAGGAAAAGGATGAGGAAATCGCGGACTTGCGGGAGAAACTCGACCGGCTGAAGATCGCCGACCCGCTCGAGGAGTATCTGTCGCAGGTGGCCGTCGCCCGGCGCGAGGTCCTGGAACGCCTGCGCGACGCGATCCTTGTCGACTTTCCGGATCTCAAGGTCGAACTGAGCGAAGAAAGCGATGCCTTACGCTTCCAGGGCGAAGGGTTGTTCGCATCCAACAGTCCGAAGCTGACGCCGGAGAAGTCGGCAATCGTCTCGAAACTCGCCGAGCGACTGGACGAGATACTCCCTTGTTTCACCATCGGGGCCGCCTCGCGTTTCGACGTGAAGTGCAATCCATCCTTTGCCATGGTCGAGGCGGTCCAGATCGAAGGCCATACCGACACCATGGGATCGGACCGGCGGAACCGGAACCTGTCTGCCGCGCGCGCGAACAACACGTTCTTTGCCATGACCAAAGCAGCCGACCGCGTCATGCAGCATCAGAACCTCAAGGGCCAGCCGGTTCTGTCGGTTGCCGCCTACGGTCCTGACCGGCCCGTGACCACGAACGACACGCCCGAGGGCAGGTCCACCAACCGTCGCATCGACCTTCGCTTCATCATGGTGACACCTCCGGACACCGATGCAATCAGCGGCATCCGCAGCGCGCTCAAGGCCGGAGGAGGACAGCCTTGA
- a CDS encoding EH signature domain-containing protein, with amino-acid sequence MNDVPAASDGARALLGRLAPMRVRAFSSLDPLAKSVRKITSRWPDMVSAPADQDRETLALNMLHRVRTWSWDKITTQKVISAALAVFDDERRMRPDLEPVRSFYLAELETRGPGPFLDGMARVYLDSFVPGALHTHRLAEGLRKRAADLGGRYRRLVDTLPTLFQPEAAPRDLASVMVGAEHPYEALKSIGISSPHTSGLTRAAHKIFVERLAPDLARPDARAKLFNWLAPEAGPVLEVGAGAAIEAVLAVWKNRTPPDALRNELTERIIGCWNDPRLHAGGIWPGFDPDLKSILLRWLTHQDMKFFCDVVTATQPSHMWPPRRDFWLQLYDDGKIDEAWVAFDTDALQYARRHLVKTEGTDMSRRFGRQKDRGGKTSLLIMRIGNRIVVDGCHSYRTHIFRIDDRQAPKLYQREYHCDEIMRQSKVWKAHNSIENWSQWVHQNV; translated from the coding sequence TTGAACGATGTCCCTGCTGCGTCCGACGGTGCGCGCGCGCTGCTCGGGCGGCTCGCTCCGATGCGCGTCCGGGCGTTTTCCTCGCTTGACCCGCTGGCCAAGTCCGTCCGGAAGATCACCTCCCGCTGGCCGGACATGGTCAGCGCACCTGCCGACCAGGATCGGGAAACGCTCGCCCTGAACATGCTTCATCGGGTCCGGACCTGGAGCTGGGACAAGATCACGACCCAGAAGGTCATCTCGGCAGCTCTCGCCGTTTTCGATGATGAGCGACGGATGCGCCCTGACCTCGAGCCTGTCCGCAGCTTTTATCTGGCCGAACTCGAGACCCGCGGGCCCGGCCCGTTTCTTGACGGGATGGCCCGTGTCTACCTTGACAGCTTTGTGCCCGGGGCCCTCCACACACACCGTCTGGCAGAGGGGCTGCGCAAGAGAGCGGCTGACCTCGGCGGCAGATACCGGAGGCTGGTCGACACGCTTCCCACGCTGTTTCAGCCGGAGGCAGCGCCCCGGGATCTTGCGAGCGTCATGGTCGGCGCGGAGCATCCTTACGAGGCGCTGAAATCGATCGGCATCAGCAGCCCGCACACGTCCGGCCTGACGCGGGCGGCCCACAAGATCTTCGTGGAGCGTCTGGCGCCTGATCTCGCAAGACCCGATGCACGGGCAAAACTCTTCAACTGGCTGGCACCGGAGGCGGGGCCGGTGCTCGAGGTCGGTGCAGGCGCCGCCATCGAGGCCGTCCTCGCCGTCTGGAAAAATCGCACGCCGCCGGACGCCCTGCGCAACGAACTGACCGAACGCATCATCGGCTGCTGGAACGATCCCCGGCTGCATGCGGGCGGGATCTGGCCGGGCTTCGATCCGGACCTGAAGTCGATCCTGCTGCGCTGGCTGACACACCAGGACATGAAGTTCTTCTGTGACGTCGTCACGGCGACGCAGCCGAGCCACATGTGGCCGCCTCGCAGGGACTTCTGGCTCCAGCTCTATGACGACGGCAAGATCGACGAAGCCTGGGTGGCGTTCGACACGGACGCGCTGCAATACGCCAGGCGGCACCTGGTGAAGACAGAAGGCACGGACATGAGCCGCCGCTTCGGCCGTCAGAAGGATCGTGGCGGCAAGACCTCCCTCCTGATCATGCGGATCGGCAACAGGATCGTGGTGGACGGGTGCCACAGCTATCGCACCCACATCTTCCGCATCGACGACCGGCAGGCCCCGAAACTCTACCAACGGGAGTACCACTGCGACGAGATCATGCGCCAGTCGAAGGTCTGGAAGGCGCACAATTCCATAGAAAACTGGTCCCAATGGGTGCATCAAAATGTCTGA